The Mytilus galloprovincialis chromosome 4, xbMytGall1.hap1.1, whole genome shotgun sequence genome contains a region encoding:
- the LOC143070785 gene encoding uncharacterized protein LOC143070785, whose product MKSDYIEHPTIRRYIQRCWNLDTDFFHLEGFPIADNAKLAVWPFNLNDTIEAIDDYEKLSTVLVFVEAMLWDDHIIPNGNDGANLCSIVSKARDILCILKIEINDDELLRIPERNVMKTEYRQGDRTHKLGRNYLIFKDSIRYLQFMVDKYIRFIFS is encoded by the exons atgaaatccGATTAC ATAGAACATCCCACCATAAGGAGGTATATTCAACGCTGTTGGAATTTAGATACCGACTTTTTTCATTTAGAAGGATTCCCAATTGCTGATAATGCAAAACTTGCAGTATGGCCATTTAATCTAAAT GACACCATTGAAGCTATTGACGACTATGAGAAACTTTCGACAGTTTTAGTTTTCGTGGAAGCAATGTTATGGGACGATCACATAATTCCGAATGGAAACGATGGGGCTAATTTGTGTAGTATCGTCAGTAAAGCTAGAGACATTCTTTGTAtactaaaaatagaaattaatgatGACGAACTTCTAAGAATTCCAGAACGAAATGTGATGAAAACTGAATACAGACAAGGAGACAGAACTCACAAACTTGGCAGAAATTACTTAATATTTAAAGATTCCATCCGATATTTACAGTTTATGGTGGACAAATatattagatttattttttcatga